The Buchnera aphidicola (Chaitophorus populicola) nucleotide sequence AATGATTAAAAATTTTTAAAAATTAAAGTTATTATAAATAATTTTATATTTTGTATTATATTACGATATATTAATATTTTTATTTAATAATTTAAATATTAATTATATAATAAAATTTTATTTTTAAATTTTTTATTAAAATACTATAACATAGTTAATTATGAGAATGAATATTCAGTTAATTTTTATTGATATGAAAAATTTTAAAGGTTAATTTATGATATGTAGAAAAAAAAAAGTTATTGTTGCTATGTCTGGAGGTGTTGATTCTTCAGTAACTGCATGGTTGTTAAAAGAAAAATATCATGTTGAAGGTTTATTTATGAAAAATTGGGAAGAAGAAGATAATTTTGGATATTGCAATTCTAAAAAAGATCTTCAAGATGTTGAAAATGTATGTAAATCTTTAAATATTTTTTTACATAAAGTTAATTTTTCTTTAGAATATTGGACATATGTTTTTAAAAATTTTTTATTAGAACATAAAAAAGGTAGAACTCCGAATCCAGACATATTATGTAATAAAAAAATTAAATTTAAAATTTTTTTAAAGTTTGCTATAGAAAATTTAAATGCTGATTATATATCTACCGGGCATTATGCTATAAATTTTATAAAAAATAAAGATCATTTTTTATTAAAAGGTAAAGATAAAAAAAAAGATCAAAGTTACTTTTTATATACGTTAAAACAAAAACAATTAAAAAAAATATTGTTTCCGTTAGGATCTTTTAAAAAAACACAGGTCAGAGAAATTGCAAAAAAAATTAATTTAAAAGTTTATAATAAAAAAGACTCTACAGGTATTTGTTTTATTCAACCTAAGTTTTATAAAGAGTTTTTAAATCGATATTTATCTTCTAAACCCGGTATTATTATTACTACTAAAAAAGAAATTATAGGTCAACATAACGGGTTATTTTATTATACGTTAGGTCAAAGAAAAGGATTAAATATAGGAGGATTAAAAAAATATCGTAGTAGTCCATGGTATGTTATAGATAAAGATATCAAAAATAATATTTTAATTGTAGATCAAGGAATTAATAATAAATATTTATTATCTAAAGGATTAATTCTTAAAAAAGTACATTGGATTAATAAAAAAAATATTGCTTTTCCTATGAGTTGTAAAATTAAAACTCGATATTCTGAAACTGAAAATAATTGTATAATAGAAAAAAAAAATAAGTATATTAAAGTAACTTTTTTAAATCCAATTTCTTCTGTGACCCCTGGTCAATCTGCAGTATTCTATTTAAAAAACATTTGTTTAGGCGGTGGCATTATTCAGGATAAAATTCCATTAGTTAAAAAATTTTTTTAAATAAAATATTAATAAAATTTTTTATTATTAAAAAGGAAAAAAATTTTGAAATATATAAATTTAAAAAATATTTCTCCATTGGATGGTCGATATAAAAATTTAACTAAAGATTTAAGAAATATTTTTAGTGAATATGGATTTATTAAATATAGATTAATAGTAGAAATTTATTGGTTAAAATATTTATCTAAAATTCCAGAAATTAAAGAATTATGTTTATTTAATAAAAAAATAAATAATTTTTTAAATATGATTATTGAAAATTTTAGCATAAAAGATGCTTATGAAATAAAAAAAATTGAAAAATTAACAAATCATGATTTAAACTCTATTATTTGTTTTTTAAAAAATAAGCTTTCTT carries:
- the mnmA gene encoding tRNA 2-thiouridine(34) synthase MnmA — its product is MICRKKKVIVAMSGGVDSSVTAWLLKEKYHVEGLFMKNWEEEDNFGYCNSKKDLQDVENVCKSLNIFLHKVNFSLEYWTYVFKNFLLEHKKGRTPNPDILCNKKIKFKIFLKFAIENLNADYISTGHYAINFIKNKDHFLLKGKDKKKDQSYFLYTLKQKQLKKILFPLGSFKKTQVREIAKKINLKVYNKKDSTGICFIQPKFYKEFLNRYLSSKPGIIITTKKEIIGQHNGLFYYTLGQRKGLNIGGLKKYRSSPWYVIDKDIKNNILIVDQGINNKYLLSKGLILKKVHWINKKNIAFPMSCKIKTRYSETENNCIIEKKNKYIKVTFLNPISSVTPGQSAVFYLKNICLGGGIIQDKIPLVKKFF